A region of Streptomyces sp. TG1A-60 DNA encodes the following proteins:
- a CDS encoding glutamate--cysteine ligase — translation MRTVGVEEELLLVDPETGEPQARAAAVLARAAQEGTGQDVFEKELHDEQVEFATHPQSDMADLGAEIIRCRKDAARHAEGLGTAVVALATSPLPVSPTITMNSRYLWMAREFGLPTQVQLVCGCHVHVSVESEDEGVAVLDRMRPWLSVLTALSANSPFWQGRDSRYASYRSQVWDMWPMAGPADIFGSAERYHRCVAGMIDTGVVRDEGMIYFDARLSQRYPTVEIRVADVCLHPDTAVLVASLARGLVDTAAREWRAGQEPLGHSAGLLRLATWRAARSGMSENLLDPSTMRPRPALEVIHALLDHVEQALVDNGDADRARAAVAELTGRGNGARVQREVMERTGSLREVVTTCVRHTQA, via the coding sequence GTGCGTACCGTCGGAGTGGAAGAGGAACTCCTCCTGGTCGATCCCGAGACCGGCGAACCCCAGGCGCGGGCCGCGGCGGTGCTCGCGCGCGCCGCACAGGAGGGCACGGGGCAGGACGTGTTCGAGAAGGAGCTCCACGACGAGCAGGTGGAGTTCGCCACGCACCCCCAGTCGGACATGGCGGACCTGGGGGCCGAGATCATCCGCTGCCGCAAGGACGCGGCGCGCCATGCCGAGGGGCTCGGCACCGCGGTCGTGGCGCTGGCCACGTCGCCGTTGCCCGTGAGCCCGACGATCACCATGAACAGCAGGTATCTGTGGATGGCGCGGGAGTTCGGGCTGCCCACGCAGGTACAGCTCGTCTGCGGCTGTCATGTGCACGTTTCCGTCGAGTCCGAGGACGAGGGTGTCGCCGTCCTGGACCGGATGCGGCCGTGGCTGTCCGTGCTGACGGCCCTGAGCGCGAACTCGCCCTTCTGGCAGGGCCGGGACAGCCGGTACGCCAGCTACCGCAGCCAGGTATGGGACATGTGGCCGATGGCCGGCCCGGCGGACATCTTCGGCTCGGCGGAGCGGTACCACCGGTGCGTGGCGGGCATGATCGACACGGGGGTGGTACGTGACGAGGGCATGATCTACTTCGACGCGCGGCTCTCCCAGCGGTATCCGACCGTCGAGATCCGGGTCGCCGACGTCTGTCTGCACCCCGACACCGCGGTCCTCGTCGCGTCCCTCGCCCGAGGGCTCGTCGACACCGCGGCCCGCGAGTGGCGGGCCGGCCAGGAGCCACTGGGACACAGCGCGGGACTGCTGCGGCTTGCGACGTGGCGTGCCGCCCGCTCCGGAATGTCGGAGAACCTCCTGGACCCCTCGACGATGCGGCCCCGGCCCGCCCTGGAGGTGATCCACGCGCTGCTCGACCATGTCGAGCAGGCCCTCGTCGACAACGGTGACGCCGACCGGGCCCGAGCGGCCGTCGCCGAGCTGACGGGGCGCGGCAACGGGGCCCGGGTGCAGCGTGAGGTGATGGAGCGGACGGGGAGCCTGCGCGAGGTGGTCACCACCTGCGTACGGCACACGCAGGCATGA
- a CDS encoding DUF5133 domain-containing protein — protein MLTPHPATLRRLIDEYESLVAHEGERSDPQSARRTQDLAYTLCVSTGTRDVRRALDAARRQLAAAQATATAELCGHRVGRPGELDSHGPGASGYAATHEH, from the coding sequence ATGCTGACGCCCCACCCCGCGACCCTGCGCAGGCTCATCGATGAGTACGAGTCACTCGTGGCCCACGAGGGCGAGCGGAGCGACCCCCAGAGCGCTCGCCGCACGCAGGACCTGGCGTACACGTTGTGCGTGTCCACGGGCACCCGCGACGTCCGCCGGGCGCTGGACGCTGCACGCAGGCAGCTCGCCGCAGCGCAGGCGACCGCGACGGCCGAGCTGTGCGGGCACCGGGTGGGACGTCCCGGAGAACTCGACAGCCATGGTCCGGGCGCGAGCGGGTATGCGGCGACTCATGAACACTGA
- a CDS encoding SigB/SigF/SigG family RNA polymerase sigma factor: MLVNVSANGPGTSARPAAPDRRAHDDAPDTAAAFARLAEMDEGPERDLVRDELVRAWLPMAHRIAGRFRNRGESAEDLRQVAAMGLVKAVDRYEPERGAFESYAVPTITGEIKRHFRDRMWTLRVPRRVQDLRNKVRVARREISQTSGGGAEPSIAEIAAHTGLTEEEVNAGMEALDSFSALSLDAEMSSGDDGYSLADTLGAPDTAYDIVVDRESVKEGLRRLPERERAILYMRFFEDMTQNRIADRLGISQMHVSRLISRSCARVREEALGRTTLSS, translated from the coding sequence ATGCTGGTCAATGTGTCCGCAAACGGCCCCGGCACGTCCGCTCGTCCCGCCGCCCCGGACCGGAGGGCGCACGACGACGCACCCGACACCGCCGCCGCCTTCGCCCGCCTCGCGGAGATGGACGAAGGACCCGAGCGCGACCTCGTACGAGACGAACTCGTCCGAGCCTGGCTGCCCATGGCGCACCGCATCGCCGGCCGCTTCCGCAACCGCGGCGAGTCGGCGGAGGACCTGCGCCAGGTCGCCGCGATGGGTCTGGTCAAGGCGGTGGACCGCTATGAGCCCGAACGGGGGGCGTTCGAGAGCTACGCCGTGCCCACCATCACCGGAGAGATCAAGCGGCACTTCCGCGACCGCATGTGGACACTCCGCGTCCCCCGCCGCGTCCAGGACCTCCGCAACAAGGTGCGCGTGGCGCGTCGCGAGATCAGCCAGACCTCCGGCGGCGGCGCCGAGCCCTCGATCGCCGAGATCGCCGCCCACACCGGGCTCACGGAGGAGGAGGTCAACGCGGGGATGGAGGCGCTCGACAGCTTCAGCGCCCTGTCCCTGGACGCCGAGATGTCCTCCGGCGACGACGGCTACAGCCTCGCCGACACCCTCGGCGCACCCGACACCGCGTACGACATCGTCGTGGACCGCGAGTCGGTCAAGGAAGGGCTGCGCCGGCTGCCCGAACGCGAGCGCGCCATCCTCTACATGCGCTTCTTCGAGGACATGACGCAGAACCGCATCGCCGACCGCCTCGGTATCTCCCAGATGCACGTCTCCCGCCTCATCAGCCGCAGTTGCGCCCGCGTCCGTGAGGAGGCCCTCGGCCGGACCACCCTCTCTTCCTGA
- a CDS encoding ATP-binding protein, whose translation MERHPIRNRGTVSVEISPARADRPPVTITTAAAARRYVRSVVGERWRSPGGPPTEESMIDLILVVSELVTNAVRHGGGIAGFDVTLTPEGVWLRVRDYSTAVPVGIHGHGALPRAHEGSGYGWPLINRLSTEIAVERCAAGGKTISVLVPLT comes from the coding sequence ATGGAACGCCACCCGATCCGAAACCGCGGCACCGTCTCCGTGGAGATCTCGCCCGCCCGGGCGGACCGGCCGCCTGTCACGATCACCACCGCCGCGGCGGCCCGCCGCTACGTACGGTCGGTCGTGGGGGAGCGGTGGCGTTCCCCGGGCGGACCGCCGACCGAGGAATCGATGATCGACCTCATCCTCGTCGTCTCCGAACTGGTCACGAACGCCGTCCGGCACGGCGGCGGGATCGCCGGTTTCGACGTCACCCTCACCCCTGAAGGCGTGTGGCTGAGGGTACGGGACTACAGCACCGCCGTGCCCGTGGGCATCCACGGGCACGGCGCGCTGCCCCGCGCCCACGAGGGCAGCGGATACGGCTGGCCCCTGATCAACCGGCTGTCCACCGAGATCGCCGTCGAACGCTGCGCGGCCGGCGGCAAGACCATCAGCGTGCTGGTACCACTGACCTGA
- a CDS encoding GNAT family N-acetyltransferase encodes MTPPPAVRPYRPEDHEALHDICVRTAHNGGDSRPAYRNPEIFPATFATPYAHLEPELVFVLDDGRGQAVGYILGTADTPAFAAAFRDRWLPLVADRFPAPIGPPVTPDEAIIQLLHHPERMVLPELAAYPAHLHIDLLPAWQGQGHGRALMQTFLRALHTRSVPAVHLSMVTTNTPARAFYDRLAFHEIEVPNPGPVTYLGRTTQQLDTGRED; translated from the coding sequence ATGACCCCGCCTCCCGCAGTACGCCCTTACCGCCCCGAGGACCACGAGGCCCTCCACGACATCTGCGTCCGCACCGCCCACAACGGCGGCGACAGCCGCCCCGCCTACAGGAACCCCGAAATCTTCCCGGCGACCTTCGCCACCCCGTACGCCCACCTGGAACCGGAGCTGGTTTTCGTACTGGACGACGGCCGGGGACAAGCGGTCGGCTACATCCTCGGCACCGCGGACACCCCCGCCTTCGCCGCGGCCTTCCGCGACAGGTGGCTCCCCTTGGTCGCGGACCGCTTCCCGGCACCCATCGGCCCTCCGGTCACCCCCGACGAGGCGATCATCCAGCTCCTGCACCACCCCGAACGCATGGTCCTCCCCGAACTCGCCGCGTACCCGGCCCACTTGCACATCGACCTGCTCCCCGCCTGGCAGGGCCAGGGTCATGGCCGAGCCCTGATGCAGACCTTCCTCCGGGCACTGCACACCAGATCGGTCCCGGCCGTCCACCTCTCCATGGTCACCACCAACACCCCCGCCCGCGCCTTCTACGACCGCCTTGCCTTCCACGAGATCGAGGTGCCGAACCCCGGCCCTGTGACGTACCTGGGGCGCACGACGCAGCAACTCGACACCGGCCGGGAGGACTGA
- a CDS encoding metalloregulator ArsR/SmtB family transcription factor, which yields MLTIAPEVEVLARFGRALADPIRCQLLLALRDAPAYPSDLADRIGVSRTRLSNHLACLRDCGLVVAVPDGRRTRYEIADPRLGHALEDLRTAVVAVETDRTCVDAEQKGCC from the coding sequence GTGCTGACCATCGCTCCGGAGGTCGAGGTGCTCGCGCGCTTCGGCCGTGCTCTCGCCGACCCCATCCGCTGCCAGCTGCTGCTGGCCCTGCGTGACGCTCCCGCCTACCCGTCCGACCTCGCCGACCGCATCGGTGTCTCGCGGACGCGGCTGTCGAACCACCTGGCCTGCCTGCGTGACTGTGGCCTGGTCGTGGCCGTTCCCGATGGACGCCGCACCCGCTACGAGATCGCCGACCCCCGCCTCGGACACGCACTCGAGGACCTGCGCACCGCTGTTGTCGCCGTCGAGACCGACCGCACCTGCGTCGACGCCGAGCAGAAGGGCTGCTGCTGA
- a CDS encoding SpoIIE family protein phosphatase, translating to MSAWSPDHTDRQPSRPAVGSPDELPDLVHAGMYVVDDHGCIVTVNARAEALLGVPAGELAGRDAHELLHRDPLGQTMPRAACAMMHAFLSGRTGAGDREWFRRGDDTLLPVSWLVTPCRLDEDVTGAAVLFYESGPAAGASPAPEPPGLSQLDRLALLAETTTRLTSTLDAEEAVARLVRLVVPRLADWAVVDLITESDDVWRTTVATHHNGVVVRCEELEGPLPPVHEESLMPLSRALRGAASALAGPETYQGPPDSGITVAQQKLFQVTGLRSAAIAPIRGPRAVLGALTLGLSDRPGAFADAELSLLEDIARRAGLALENARLYQRQRHIAETMQRHLLPQLPEVPGLRMAARYVSASQSAQVGGDWYDAFVLSDGATAVAIGDVVGHNIDAAAGMAQVRNMLRAYAWALEEPPSAIVERLDQAVVHVTEASMATVIFGRVEQGDDGWALRWTNAGHPPPLLITHDGRSRFLDEEHDHLLGTGLIRARTDTLTPLPPLSTLVLYTDGLIESPGHTLDRGMARLRQHAAALAHRPLHAFCDLLLERVRPVDNDDDVALLVIRTPTEVGERGEGL from the coding sequence ATGAGCGCGTGGAGTCCGGATCACACCGACCGGCAGCCGTCCCGCCCGGCTGTGGGGTCTCCGGACGAGCTGCCCGACCTCGTGCACGCCGGCATGTACGTCGTGGACGACCACGGCTGCATCGTCACGGTGAACGCCCGGGCGGAGGCCCTGCTCGGTGTCCCGGCCGGCGAACTGGCCGGCCGGGACGCGCACGAACTGCTGCACCGCGACCCTCTCGGGCAGACGATGCCCCGGGCGGCGTGCGCGATGATGCACGCGTTCCTGAGCGGTCGTACGGGCGCCGGGGACCGCGAGTGGTTCCGGCGCGGCGACGACACGCTGCTGCCGGTGTCCTGGCTGGTCACACCGTGCCGTCTCGACGAGGACGTGACGGGCGCCGCGGTTCTTTTCTACGAGTCCGGCCCGGCGGCCGGTGCCTCCCCGGCCCCCGAGCCTCCGGGGCTGTCGCAGCTCGACCGGCTGGCGTTGCTCGCCGAGACGACGACCCGGCTGACCTCCACGCTGGACGCCGAGGAGGCGGTCGCGCGTTTGGTGCGGCTGGTGGTGCCGCGGCTGGCGGACTGGGCGGTCGTGGACCTGATCACCGAGAGCGACGACGTCTGGCGCACCACGGTGGCGACCCATCACAACGGGGTCGTGGTGCGCTGCGAGGAACTGGAGGGTCCGCTGCCGCCGGTGCACGAGGAGTCGTTGATGCCACTGTCCCGGGCGCTGCGCGGGGCCGCGTCGGCGCTCGCCGGGCCGGAGACGTACCAGGGTCCGCCGGATTCGGGCATCACGGTCGCGCAGCAGAAGCTGTTCCAGGTGACGGGTCTGCGCTCTGCGGCGATCGCGCCCATCCGGGGGCCGCGCGCGGTACTGGGGGCCCTCACACTGGGCCTCAGCGACCGGCCGGGGGCCTTCGCGGACGCCGAGCTCTCCCTGCTGGAGGACATCGCGCGCCGGGCCGGGCTTGCCCTGGAGAACGCACGGCTGTACCAGCGCCAGCGGCACATCGCGGAGACCATGCAGCGCCATCTGCTGCCGCAACTGCCGGAGGTGCCGGGGCTGCGGATGGCCGCGCGTTATGTGTCGGCGTCACAGTCCGCGCAGGTCGGCGGCGACTGGTACGACGCGTTCGTTCTGTCGGACGGGGCCACGGCGGTCGCCATCGGTGATGTCGTCGGGCACAACATCGACGCGGCGGCCGGCATGGCGCAGGTCCGCAACATGCTCCGTGCCTACGCCTGGGCGCTGGAGGAGCCGCCGAGCGCGATCGTGGAGCGGCTGGACCAGGCCGTGGTGCACGTGACCGAGGCGTCCATGGCGACCGTGATCTTCGGCCGGGTCGAGCAGGGTGACGACGGATGGGCACTGCGGTGGACCAACGCCGGGCATCCGCCACCACTGCTGATCACGCACGACGGGCGGTCCCGCTTCCTGGACGAGGAGCACGACCACCTGCTCGGCACCGGTCTGATCCGGGCGCGTACGGACACGCTCACCCCGCTCCCGCCGCTGTCCACTCTCGTGCTGTACACGGACGGCCTGATCGAGTCCCCGGGCCACACGCTCGACCGGGGGATGGCCCGGTTGCGCCAGCACGCGGCGGCGCTCGCCCACCGTCCCCTGCACGCGTTCTGCGACCTGCTCCTGGAGCGCGTCCGTCCCGTCGACAACGACGACGACGTGGCCCTCCTGGTCATCCGGACGCCGACCGAGGTTGGTGAGCGGGGTGAGGGGCTCTAG
- a CDS encoding ATP-binding protein, with protein sequence MATEPRRDETLPSEKIYDIHAAFDGELGDVTSARTAAEGFLSMLARTSSPGAAEHWDDILLVVTELAANAVQYAPGRFELTMRRTLDGVHVTLGDTSTTSPAPRPFSPNKGGGGIGWYLIHTLCDEVSVVMHDQGKDIHVFLPW encoded by the coding sequence ATGGCAACAGAGCCGCGTAGGGACGAGACACTGCCTTCCGAGAAGATTTACGACATTCACGCCGCCTTCGACGGAGAGCTCGGCGACGTGACGAGCGCCCGTACGGCCGCCGAGGGCTTCCTGAGCATGCTCGCGCGCACGTCCTCGCCGGGGGCCGCCGAGCACTGGGACGACATTCTGCTGGTGGTGACCGAGCTGGCCGCCAACGCGGTGCAGTACGCTCCGGGGCGCTTCGAACTGACGATGCGCCGCACCCTCGACGGAGTGCATGTGACGCTGGGGGACACGAGCACCACCTCGCCCGCGCCGCGCCCCTTCAGCCCCAACAAGGGGGGCGGGGGTATCGGCTGGTACCTGATCCACACGCTGTGCGACGAGGTGAGCGTCGTGATGCACGACCAGGGCAAGGACATCCACGTCTTCCTGCCCTGGTGA